The following proteins are co-located in the Polymorphospora rubra genome:
- a CDS encoding cell wall anchor protein, producing MISSKLSLRRPLAVVGAAFLGLAAAVAVASPASAHHSVVDGKAVCDTTTGEWVVDWTVTSVAPPESTGYRLYEVVAKPIPVTGIEVTLGDGYPLNPHTPLTGTQRLPGTTVQASLQVKGAWDSGHEDTKWKKKTITLGGVCEKEEPPPATATPTYTIATDCDGLVAVTLTNGKDATAPAKFKVVTAAGFEESVEVAPGGETTVEIPADKADEITVTEAGQEKPLFTGSAPEPEGCPTAGLEVTCEDMTFSLTNPEDGSESFTAVFTPSTGDVQKITVAPGESKSVTFAGSAGLTVDAVIEGYEDDVVTFAWDEEKPEDCPAPGGGGGGDLPVTGAAAGGIAAGAVLLLAVGGFLFYLARRRRLTFTA from the coding sequence GTGATCTCTTCCAAGCTGTCGCTGCGGCGGCCGCTCGCCGTCGTCGGCGCCGCGTTCCTCGGCCTCGCCGCCGCGGTCGCGGTGGCCTCGCCCGCGAGCGCGCACCACAGCGTGGTCGACGGCAAGGCCGTCTGCGACACCACCACCGGCGAATGGGTCGTCGACTGGACCGTCACCAGCGTCGCCCCGCCCGAGTCGACCGGTTACCGGCTCTACGAGGTGGTCGCCAAGCCGATCCCGGTGACCGGCATCGAGGTCACGCTGGGCGACGGGTACCCGTTGAACCCGCACACCCCGCTGACCGGCACCCAGCGCCTGCCGGGCACCACCGTCCAGGCCTCGCTCCAGGTCAAGGGCGCCTGGGACAGCGGTCACGAGGACACCAAGTGGAAGAAGAAGACGATCACCCTCGGCGGGGTGTGCGAGAAGGAGGAGCCGCCGCCGGCGACGGCCACGCCGACGTACACGATCGCCACCGACTGTGACGGTCTGGTCGCGGTCACCCTGACCAACGGCAAGGACGCCACCGCCCCGGCCAAGTTCAAGGTCGTCACCGCCGCGGGCTTCGAGGAGTCCGTCGAGGTCGCCCCGGGCGGGGAGACCACGGTGGAGATCCCGGCCGACAAGGCCGACGAGATCACGGTCACCGAGGCCGGCCAGGAGAAGCCGCTGTTCACCGGCTCGGCGCCGGAGCCGGAGGGCTGCCCCACCGCGGGCCTGGAGGTCACCTGCGAGGACATGACCTTCAGCCTGACCAACCCCGAGGACGGCAGCGAGTCGTTCACCGCCGTGTTCACGCCGAGCACCGGTGACGTCCAGAAGATCACGGTCGCCCCGGGCGAGTCCAAGAGCGTCACGTTCGCCGGCTCCGCCGGACTCACCGTCGACGCCGTCATCGAGGGCTACGAGGACGACGTCGTCACCTTCGCGTGGGACGAGGAGAAGCCCGAGGACTGCCCCGCGCCGGGTGGCGGTGGCGGCGGTGACCTGCCGGTGACCGGTGCCGCGGCCGGTGGCATCGCGGCCGGTGCCGTGCTGCTGCTCGCCGTCGGCGGGTTCCTGTTCTACCTGGCCCGTCGCCGTCGGTTGACCTTCACCGCCTGA
- the rsmD gene encoding 16S rRNA (guanine(966)-N(2))-methyltransferase RsmD, translating into MTRIVAGTFGGRRIAVPPGAHTRPTSDRVREALFSALDTRVDLDGARVADLYAGSGALGLEALSRGAAHVLLVESDQRAVRIIRENVAALRAGPAVRVVTGKVGTVLAAGPPDGAPYDVVIADPPYAVPDEEVTAMLAALVGGGWLAADAVVVVERATRGGPVTWVEGVTGESGRRYGETTLWYGRRS; encoded by the coding sequence ATGACGCGGATCGTCGCCGGGACGTTCGGCGGACGGCGGATCGCCGTACCGCCGGGCGCGCACACCCGGCCGACCTCCGACCGGGTCCGTGAGGCGCTGTTCAGCGCGCTGGACACCCGGGTCGACCTCGACGGGGCCCGCGTCGCCGACCTCTACGCCGGGTCCGGCGCGCTCGGCCTGGAGGCGTTGTCGCGGGGCGCGGCGCACGTGCTGCTCGTCGAGTCGGACCAGCGGGCCGTACGGATCATCCGGGAGAACGTCGCCGCCCTGCGGGCCGGCCCGGCGGTAAGGGTGGTGACCGGCAAGGTCGGCACCGTGCTGGCCGCCGGCCCTCCGGACGGCGCCCCGTACGACGTGGTCATCGCCGATCCGCCGTACGCGGTGCCGGACGAGGAGGTGACCGCGATGCTGGCCGCGCTCGTCGGTGGCGGCTGGCTGGCGGCCGACGCCGTCGTGGTGGTCGAGCGGGCCACCCGCGGTGGGCCCGTCACCTGGGTGGAAGGCGTCACCGGCGAGAGCGGTCGGCGTTACGGGGAGACCACGCTTTGGTACGGTCGCCGATCATGA
- the coaD gene encoding pantetheine-phosphate adenylyltransferase, which yields MRRAVCPGSFDPVTNGHLDIVGRSSRLFDEVIVGVLINQSKQGLFTVDERIELLREVTADYPNVRVESFRGLLVDFCRAQEASVVVKGLRAVSDFDYELQMAQMNIGLAGVETLFMPTNPLYSFVSSSLVKEVAKWGGDVSAHLPESVLRRLVDRMESTRS from the coding sequence ATGAGACGTGCGGTGTGCCCAGGCTCGTTCGATCCGGTGACCAACGGACACCTCGACATCGTCGGCCGGAGCAGTCGGCTCTTCGACGAGGTGATCGTCGGTGTGCTGATCAACCAGTCGAAGCAGGGCCTGTTCACGGTCGACGAGCGGATCGAGCTGCTGCGCGAGGTGACCGCCGACTATCCGAACGTGCGGGTGGAGTCGTTCCGCGGTCTGCTGGTCGACTTCTGCCGGGCGCAGGAGGCGAGCGTGGTGGTCAAGGGGCTGCGGGCGGTCAGCGACTTCGACTACGAACTCCAGATGGCCCAGATGAACATCGGGCTCGCCGGGGTCGAGACGCTCTTCATGCCCACGAACCCGCTCTACTCCTTCGTCTCGTCCAGCCTGGTGAAGGAGGTCGCCAAGTGGGGCGGGGACGTCTCGGCGCACCTGCCCGAATCGGTCCTCCGCCGGCTGGTCGACCGGATGGAGTCGACCCGCTCCTGA
- a CDS encoding YceD family protein, producing MPKHSPIHLDPRSPLVLDTRELPRRPGALRTVKRVVPAPADLGLELIGVPEGADLDLDLRLESVSEGVLVSGTVSGSVQGECGRCLRAIGDSLTVTVQELYAYENSTTDETTDEDEVGRLQGDLIDLEPVLRDAVVLALPTNPLCRDDCPGLCPECGVQWDELPADHSHQQIDPRWASLSQLTRKEE from the coding sequence ATGCCCAAACATTCGCCGATCCACCTCGACCCCAGGTCGCCGCTGGTCCTCGACACGAGGGAGCTGCCGCGCCGGCCTGGCGCGTTGCGTACGGTCAAGCGGGTGGTGCCGGCCCCGGCAGACCTCGGACTGGAGCTGATCGGTGTGCCGGAAGGCGCCGACCTCGACCTCGACCTGAGACTCGAATCGGTGTCCGAGGGTGTGCTCGTCTCCGGAACCGTCAGCGGTTCCGTCCAGGGCGAGTGCGGGCGGTGCCTGCGCGCGATCGGCGACTCGCTGACCGTCACGGTCCAGGAGCTGTACGCGTACGAGAACAGCACCACGGACGAGACGACCGACGAGGACGAGGTGGGCCGGCTCCAAGGCGACCTGATCGACCTGGAGCCGGTGCTGCGGGATGCGGTGGTGCTCGCGCTGCCGACCAACCCGCTGTGCCGAGACGACTGCCCAGGGTTGTGCCCCGAGTGCGGGGTGCAATGGGACGAGCTGCCGGCGGACCACAGCCACCAGCAGATCGACCCGCGCTGGGCGAGCCTGTCGCAACTGACCCGTAAAGAGGAGTAG
- the rpmF gene encoding 50S ribosomal protein L32, with protein sequence MAVPKRKMSRSNTRSRRANWKATAVATAACPQCRSPKLPHNACTVCGTYNGRQVIEV encoded by the coding sequence GTGGCCGTCCCCAAGCGCAAGATGTCGCGCAGCAACACCCGGTCCCGCCGGGCGAACTGGAAGGCGACGGCGGTCGCGACTGCCGCCTGCCCGCAGTGCCGGTCGCCGAAGCTGCCGCACAACGCCTGCACCGTGTGCGGCACCTACAACGGCCGCCAGGTCATCGAGGTCTGA
- a CDS encoding phosphate acyltransferase PlsX, translated as MRIAVDLLGGDNAPAVVVDGALRACGADPELHLLLVGPPETADEVFAALRPAQRDRVSVRPVSRAVGMADAPTVATRTDTTVRAAVAAVAEGAADAVVSAGASGATVTAAVLGLRRWPEVRHPALVASLPAVHGPVVLLDVGGSLEARPTTLARHAILGAAYAAVVHGIARPRVGLLSIGVEPGKGDRVRRAADPLLAAVALPGDATYVGLVEGYDIGIGDRADVVVTDGFTGNVLLKGIEGAYAMAGGPPSAGGVPRAAALLGVPGTVVVCHGAADGADVASGIALAAHLHRRGVTRTVAALLADSAEVTA; from the coding sequence GTGCGGATCGCCGTCGACCTCCTCGGCGGGGACAACGCTCCCGCCGTCGTGGTTGACGGCGCTCTGCGGGCATGCGGCGCCGATCCTGAACTACACCTGCTCCTCGTCGGACCGCCCGAGACGGCCGACGAGGTCTTCGCCGCGCTCCGGCCGGCCCAGCGTGACCGGGTTTCCGTACGCCCGGTCAGCCGCGCGGTCGGCATGGCCGACGCGCCCACTGTCGCCACCCGCACCGACACCACCGTCCGCGCCGCCGTCGCCGCGGTCGCCGAAGGTGCCGCCGACGCCGTCGTGTCGGCCGGTGCCAGCGGGGCGACCGTCACCGCCGCCGTACTCGGCCTGCGTCGCTGGCCCGAGGTCCGGCATCCCGCGCTGGTCGCGAGCCTGCCGGCCGTACACGGTCCGGTGGTGCTGCTCGACGTCGGCGGCTCCCTGGAGGCCCGGCCGACCACGCTGGCCCGGCACGCCATCCTGGGCGCCGCCTACGCCGCCGTCGTGCACGGCATCGCCCGGCCGCGGGTCGGACTGCTGTCGATCGGCGTCGAGCCGGGCAAGGGCGACCGGGTACGCCGGGCCGCCGACCCCCTGCTCGCCGCCGTCGCGCTGCCCGGCGATGCCACCTATGTGGGCCTCGTCGAGGGCTACGACATCGGTATCGGTGACCGTGCCGACGTCGTGGTGACCGACGGATTCACCGGAAACGTCCTGCTCAAGGGCATCGAGGGGGCCTACGCGATGGCGGGCGGACCGCCGTCGGCCGGCGGGGTGCCCCGCGCCGCCGCCCTGCTCGGCGTGCCCGGCACGGTGGTGGTCTGCCACGGCGCGGCCGACGGCGCCGACGTCGCCTCCGGCATTGCGCTCGCCGCCCACCTGCACCGGCGCGGTGTGACCCGCACCGTCGCGGCGCTGCTCGCCGACTCGGCCGAGGTGACAGCATGA
- the mutM gene encoding bifunctional DNA-formamidopyrimidine glycosylase/DNA-(apurinic or apyrimidinic site) lyase, translating to MPELPEVETVRQGLARWVTGRRFAVVDVRHPRAIRRHLPGAAHFAAVLAGRQVVDVRRRGKYLWLPLDSGDAVIGHLGMSGQLLMQPAGTPDETHLRIRFTFDDGGPELRFVDQRTFGGLSYSEGGADLPTEIAHIARDPMDPEFSDTAFVAAIRRRRTEVKRALLDQTLISGVGNIYADEALWRARLHGLRPTAALTGPAVIRLLGHVRDVLGAAIKAGGTSFDALYVDVNGESGYFDRSLDVYGREGLPCHRCGAPIRREPFMNRSSFSCPRCQPRPRLPRP from the coding sequence GTGCCTGAGCTGCCCGAGGTCGAGACGGTCCGGCAGGGGCTGGCCCGGTGGGTGACCGGCCGGCGGTTCGCCGTCGTCGACGTACGGCATCCACGGGCGATCCGCCGGCACCTGCCCGGTGCCGCACACTTCGCGGCGGTGCTCGCCGGCCGGCAGGTGGTCGACGTCCGCCGCCGGGGAAAGTACCTGTGGCTGCCGCTGGACAGCGGCGACGCGGTGATCGGGCACCTCGGCATGTCGGGGCAGCTGCTGATGCAGCCGGCGGGCACGCCCGACGAGACACACCTGCGGATCCGGTTCACCTTCGACGACGGCGGCCCCGAACTCCGCTTCGTCGACCAGCGTACGTTCGGCGGGCTGTCGTACTCCGAGGGCGGCGCCGACCTGCCGACGGAGATCGCGCACATCGCCCGCGACCCGATGGATCCGGAGTTCTCCGACACGGCGTTCGTCGCCGCGATCCGGCGGCGCCGGACCGAGGTGAAGCGGGCCCTGCTCGACCAGACACTGATCTCCGGCGTCGGCAACATCTACGCCGACGAGGCGCTGTGGCGGGCCCGGTTGCACGGGTTGCGGCCGACCGCCGCACTGACCGGACCGGCGGTCATCCGGCTGCTCGGGCACGTACGCGACGTGCTGGGTGCGGCGATCAAGGCCGGCGGCACCAGCTTCGACGCCCTGTACGTCGACGTGAACGGCGAGAGCGGCTACTTCGACCGGTCGCTCGACGTGTACGGCCGGGAGGGGCTGCCGTGCCACCGGTGCGGCGCTCCGATCCGCCGTGAGCCGTTCATGAACCGGTCCTCCTTCAGCTGCCCACGCTGCCAGCCCCGCCCACGCCTGCCCCGGCCCTGA
- a CDS encoding endo alpha-1,4 polygalactosaminidase has protein sequence MAGARPPRTVTARAARAVVAVLAVLLAGAACSDERDPPIPRPWPTATALTWQWQLTGEPDVTVDADVFALDGFTATVDAVDRLRARGKRVVCHVEAGVLRTSRPDAGRFPPQVLGEPTGRPDEWWVDVRQWGVLEPILTDRFRLCRGKGFHAVAPYGVDGYAYDPGLPLTFDDQIVFNRRLAKLARSLGLSPGLVNDIDQVAALEPDFDFAVNEECFVAAECDRLLPFVAADKPVFHVEYDADTSEFCPTTRALGFASVHKSRELGVWRAPCLF, from the coding sequence ATGGCCGGGGCGCGTCCGCCGCGCACCGTCACCGCCCGCGCCGCCCGGGCCGTGGTCGCCGTCCTGGCCGTACTGCTGGCCGGGGCGGCCTGCTCCGACGAGCGTGATCCGCCGATCCCCCGCCCCTGGCCGACGGCCACCGCACTCACCTGGCAGTGGCAGCTCACCGGCGAACCGGACGTCACCGTCGACGCCGACGTGTTCGCCCTCGACGGCTTCACCGCCACCGTCGACGCGGTCGACCGGTTGCGGGCCCGGGGCAAGCGGGTCGTCTGCCACGTCGAGGCCGGCGTGCTGCGGACGTCGCGGCCGGACGCCGGCCGGTTCCCGCCGCAGGTGCTCGGCGAGCCGACCGGGCGACCCGACGAGTGGTGGGTCGACGTACGGCAGTGGGGGGTCCTCGAACCGATCCTCACCGACCGGTTCCGGCTCTGTCGGGGCAAGGGTTTCCACGCGGTGGCGCCGTACGGCGTGGACGGCTACGCGTACGACCCCGGCCTGCCGCTGACCTTCGACGACCAGATCGTCTTCAACCGGCGGCTCGCGAAGCTGGCCCGCTCGCTCGGGCTGTCGCCGGGGCTGGTCAACGACATCGACCAGGTCGCGGCGCTGGAGCCCGACTTCGACTTCGCCGTCAACGAGGAGTGCTTCGTGGCGGCCGAGTGCGACCGGCTGCTGCCGTTCGTCGCGGCCGACAAGCCGGTCTTCCACGTCGAGTACGACGCCGACACCAGCGAGTTCTGCCCGACGACCCGCGCCCTGGGGTTCGCGTCGGTGCACAAGAGCCGGGAGCTGGGAGTCTGGCGCGCCCCGTGCCTGTTCTGA
- a CDS encoding spherulation-specific family 4 protein, which yields MTVLLPLYVHPAVAPAAWEPDRLRGTTVVVDGHDDPAYRRVTARLAAAGVPVLGYVDLARATRPLADVLDDVEGWTGHPVGGVFLDRAPTAPSAVGPVALAVRAARRGGLSEVVLNPGTPTDPLYRRLDVGICTFEGGWPDYQRWTGAGGELGDGHLVYSVPPAQLPAARRLMTWRGAGFGLVTDRGLPHPYGGLPSRLDTLTPAG from the coding sequence ATGACCGTACTGCTGCCTCTCTACGTCCATCCGGCGGTGGCTCCGGCGGCGTGGGAACCGGACCGGCTACGCGGCACCACCGTCGTCGTCGACGGGCACGACGACCCCGCGTACCGCCGGGTCACCGCCCGGCTGGCCGCGGCGGGCGTGCCCGTGCTCGGATACGTCGACCTGGCCCGGGCCACCCGGCCGCTCGCCGACGTGCTCGACGACGTCGAGGGCTGGACCGGCCACCCGGTCGGCGGCGTCTTCCTCGACCGAGCCCCCACCGCCCCGTCCGCCGTCGGCCCGGTGGCGCTGGCCGTCCGGGCGGCCCGACGCGGCGGGCTGTCCGAGGTCGTCCTGAATCCGGGGACGCCCACCGATCCGCTCTACCGCCGGCTCGACGTCGGCATCTGCACCTTCGAGGGTGGCTGGCCGGACTACCAGCGGTGGACCGGGGCCGGCGGCGAACTCGGCGACGGCCACCTGGTGTACTCGGTGCCGCCGGCGCAGCTCCCGGCGGCGCGGCGCCTGATGACCTGGCGGGGAGCCGGCTTCGGGCTGGTCACCGACCGCGGGCTGCCGCACCCGTACGGCGGGCTCCCCAGCCGGCTGGACACGCTCACCCCGGCGGGCTGA